Within Coregonus clupeaformis isolate EN_2021a chromosome 20, ASM2061545v1, whole genome shotgun sequence, the genomic segment AAAGTGAGAAACGGTTCTGAGATGTATGCTAGGTTTAAAGCCACTGGTGGTGGGAGACAATAAACACTCCCATCCGCTTCTCCACCACCAGCAAAACTGCCGTAGGTTTCTCAGTGGTTACATTTCCTCTAGCGCTGTGTGTGTATTGTACCATTACATCCTGCTGGTTATATAGAAACCACACATCAAACTATGTTGACGGTTAAGGCAGGAAGTGTGAATGACAACAGAGGGTAACTTTCAATGGCACTTCTCAAATTACCTCAAATATCCAATATCTAAATGTATAGTTTCAGCTGCATATTTGGGTACACAATGCCTATAGACTATTTGATTTGATAAAGTTCATGACAAAAGTAACAAGCTCTGGAGTTGAAAGAATACTCCCTTCTTTACTTCTCTTATACTAGGGCATAAGACTTCACCATTACAACccctttattctctctctctctctctctctctctctgtagcctctCCTAgagctcttcctcctcctcctcctcctcctccacccctcctctcagtTGATCCCCCAGGTGGTCTGGTGAAGCGCGGCCAGACATTATCCTTCCActgctccccccctcctcctcactcccagcagagccccaaacCAGAGGCATTTCTACTGCTGTGGACAGCTAAAGCGACTGGGGACTCCGTGGTCTACCCCCAGGCCTCCCTGGCGTCCCGCTCCACAGCCCAGACCGGAGCCTTCCGCCTGGGGCCTGTGAGGGGAGGTGAGGGGGGGTCCTACACCTGCCTCTACCAGGTTACAGTGCCTTGTCAGGGACCGACTAATTCAACTGCCAGTCATCCAGTTCTTGTCACGGTCACAGGTGGGAGATTTGGTTGGGGGTTGAAGTTGCAGCTAGATACTGATGTCAGTTATGTAATGTCAGATAGTTATTGTATTcccaatggttaaggttaggattgtgtGTGAGGAAATCTGATACAcgtactctctctccctcttttctctggTGGGCCTGCCATCCCAGAGCTATTGCCGGTGCCCACTCTCTCGCTCCAGAGGCAGGCTGGAGAGTGGGCCTTGGTGTGTACCGGCTCACCTGCCTTCCCTGGTGCCCGCTTCTCTCTATACCAGCTGGGAAGTAGCTTCCCTGATGCCACCCGTAGTGCCCCCGTTACCCGCCACCGGGCCCTTTTTGCTCTCTCGTCCCTGCCTGCCCAGGACGGCCCGCTGTCGGACCAGTACCAGTGCCAATACAGTGCCCTGCTGGGAGCAGAGTGGAGCCACTCAGAGAGAAGTCCACCACTGGCTGTGTCGAGAGTCATAGGTCTGTGTCTCTGATTTCTGTGTTTGTCTGAGCCTGTGTGCATCAACTCATACCACTCAAGAGGCAGCTGGAATTATTTTCCACCTATAATATTGTCTGTCATTGTCTTCCAGAAAAGACcaccacctcccctccctcttcgCCAGGTAACTCACTGAACTACTACAATCAACAAATCCCTGTCTGACTGGGTATTGATATTAGACACAGTGTGAGCCTGGTGCTGGGTATTGATATTAGACACAGTGTGGGCCTGGTGCTGGGTATTGATATTAGACACAGTGTGAGCCTGGTGCTGGGTATTGATATTAGACACAGTGTGAGCCTGGTGCTGGGTATTGATATTAGACACAGTGTGGGCCTGGTGCTGGGTATTGATATTAGACACAGTGTGGGCCTGGTGCTGGGTATTGATATTAGACACAGTGTGAGCCTGGTGCTGGGTATTGATATTAGACACAGTATGGGCCTGGTGCTGGGTATTGATATTAGACACAGTGTGGGCCTGGTGCTGGGTATTGATATTAGACACAGTGTGAGCCTGGTGCTGGGTATTGATATTAGACACAGTGTGAGCCTGGTGCTGGGTATTGATATTAGACACAGTGTGGGCCTGGTGCTGGGTATTGATATTAGACACAGTGTGGGCCTGGTGCTGGGTATTGATATTAGACACAGTGTGGGCCTGGTGCTGGGTATTGATATTAGACACAGTGTGGGCC encodes:
- the LOC121554013 gene encoding uncharacterized protein LOC121554013 isoform X4, yielding MLVCRYHLSRWIFVLLICYLQFWDPVSSDPHPAIPPTPSLTQASSVGNTILGAVVLVCQAPEGPGGTLFRLHRVKKLVDSITFPSERQEARFTVRVKEDSAREDIYCCLYQNSQGMYSSYSHYMTLKQQASPRALPPPPPPPPPLLSVDPPGGLVKRGQTLSFHCSPPPPHSQQSPKPEAFLLLWTAKATGDSVVYPQASLASRSTAQTGAFRLGPVRGGEGGSYTCLYQVTVPCQGPTNSTASHPVLVTVTELLPVPTLSLQRQAGEWALVCTGSPAFPGARFSLYQLGSSFPDATRSAPVTRHRALFALSSLPAQDGPLSDQYQCQYSALLGAEWSHSERSPPLAVSRVIEKTTTSPPSSPGLTGVDWPLVVGSLSALVLVITAMVGMGVAVQRKVKAMAEEKRKREGALLWAKLHSGDHVLDLTLKRVSITSQTLPSNMSALLLRPYPQTCQHYFSGMG
- the LOC121554013 gene encoding uncharacterized protein LOC121554013 isoform X3 — protein: MLVCRYHLSRWIFVLLICYLQFWDPVSSDPHPAIPPTPSLTQASSVGNTILGAVVLVCQAPEGPGGTLFRLHRVKKLVDSITFPSERQEARFTVRVKEDSAREDIYCCLYQNSQGMYSSYSHYMTLKQQASPRALPPPPPPPPPLLSVDPPGGLVKRGQTLSFHCSPPPPHSQQSPKPEAFLLLWTAKATGDSVVYPQASLASRSTAQTGAFRLGPVRGGEGGSYTCLYQVTVPCQGPTNSTASHPVLVTVTELLPVPTLSLQRQAGEWALVCTGSPAFPGARFSLYQLGSSFPDATRSAPVTRHRALFALSSLPAQDGPLSDQYQCQYSALLGAEWSHSERSPPLAVSRVIEKTTTSPPSSPGLTGVDWPLVVGSLSALVLVITAMVGMGVAVQRKVKAMAEEKRKREGALLWAKLHSGDHVLDLTLKRVSITSQTLPSNMSALLLRPYPQTCQHYLSGMG
- the LOC121554013 gene encoding uncharacterized protein LOC121554013 isoform X2, whose amino-acid sequence is MLVCRYHLSRWIFVLLICYLQFWDPVSSDPHPAIPPTPSLTQASSVGNTILGAVVLVCQAPEGPGGTLFRLHRVKKLVDSITFPSERQEARFTVRVKEDSAREDIYCCLYQNSQGMYSSYSHYMTLKQQASPRALPPPPPPPPPLLSVDPPGGLVKRGQTLSFHCSPPPPHSQQSPKPEAFLLLWTAKATGDSVVYPQASLASRSTAQTGAFRLGPVRGGEGGSYTCLYQVTVPCQGPTNSTASHPVLVTVTELLPVPTLSLQRQAGEWALVCTGSPAFPGARFSLYQLGSSFPDATRSAPVTRHRALFALSSLPAQDGPLSDQYQCQYSALLGAEWSHSERSPPLAVSRVIEKTTTSPPSSPGLTGVDWPLVVGSLSALVLVITAMVGMGVAVQRKVKAMAEEKRKREGALLWAKLHSGDHVLDLTLKRVSITSQEWGNDDRAAETAFSRSPPWRTPSTFGNTPSS